GACGGATGAGAGGGGCACCACCTTTGCTGATCAGACGGCTCAATGCGGAACTCATCTGTTTGTCGTTTGTGGCGGTCAGTTTGCCAGTAATCAGCAAACCCCATGCGGCCGCGTTGACGAAGAGGGAAGGGCTGTTGTTCAGATGGCTCTTCCAGTTGCCTTCGGAGATTTTATCGGCAATCAGACGGTCGCGGGTGGCGTTGTCAGGAATACGCAAAAGAGCTTCTGCCAGACACATCAGCGCGATGCCTTCGTCGCTGGAGAGTGAAAATTCGTGCATCAGTGCATCGACGCCACTGGCTTTGGTGCGGCTGGCACGGACTTGGGTAACCAGGCGGCGGGCAAGCTCGGAGGCGGCTTGACGTTCTTCATCGCTCATCTGGGCGCGCTGCAGCATATCTTGTACGGCTTCGATTTCGTCGCGGCGGTAGGCATCGGTAACGGCTTGGCGTAGGGCGGTTTGTGCCGGAAATGCAAAATGAAACATTGTTTGGATTCTCCAGGTTTTTTTCTCGGGGGATTCAGACGGCATCAGTATGGTCTGAAATACGGTAATATCGTAATAAATCCGCAGATGAAATACAAGGTCTTAAATGTCGGTAGATTTATTGTTTTCATTTCTTTGAAAATGAAACGGATAAAACATAAATAAAGCCTGTATGCAGGCACGATTTATTTGTGTTTGACCCGGAAACGGGTTCAGACGGCACGAAGAAGGATGCCGTGCCGTCTGAAAGGGGTTTATTGGGCGGCGCGGTAGTCTGCGTCGGCTTTTTCAAAACGTTCTTGGATTTCTCGGGAAGGCTCTTTGCCGACAAGTGAAACTAACACGGCAATGATTAAGCAAACAATAAAGCCCGGGACGATTTCGTACATCGTCAACAAGCCGCTTTCGCCTGCCGCTTGAGCCGGTTTTTTTACCCATTCGGCCCATGCCACCACAGTCAGCGCGCCGGCAACCATACCTGACAATGCGCCGTAAGCGGTAATGCGTTTCCATAATACGGACAGAATCACAATCGGGCCGAATGCCGCACCGAAACCTGCCCACGCGTAAGACACCAGTCCCAATACTTTGCTGTCGGGATTGGAGGCAATCAGGATGGAAATCACGGCAATCGCCAATACCATCAGGCGGCCGACCCATACCAATTCCGACTGTTGCGCGTTTTTACGCAAAAAGCCTTTGTAGAAGTCTTCGGTAATCGCGCTGGAACAAACCAGAAGCTGGCATGACAGTGTGGACATCACGGCGGCAAGAATCGCGCTCAGGATGATGCCCGCAATCCAAGGGTTGAACAGCAAAGTAGAAAGCGCGATGAAGATGCGTTCGTGGTTGCCCTTCATTGAAGCGACTTGGTCGGGATTGGCACCGAAATACGCAATGCCGAAATAACCGACCGCTACCGCGCCTGCCAAACACAATACCATCCAAGTCATACCGATGCGGCGTGCGGATACCAGCGATTTTGCGCTTTCGGCCGCCATAAAGCGCGCCAGGATGTGCGGTTGGCCGAAGTAGCCCAATCCCCATGCAGCAGTGGAAATAATGCCGATAACCGTCGTACCTGTAAACAGGCTGCCGTATTCTTTACCCGTGCCTGCGGCAACGCTTTGAATCGCGGCAGACATTTGTTCCGCGCCGCCCAAGCCCAAATAGACCATTACCGGCGTTAAAATCAGCGCGAAAATCATCAAAGATGCTTGCAGCGTATCCGTCCAGCTTACCGCCAAGAAACCGCCCAAGAAGGTATAGACGATGGTCGCGCCCGCGCCCAGCCACATTGCCTGGTTGTAAGTCATACCTTCAAACAGACTTTGGAACAGGGTTGCGCCGGCCACAATGCCGGAAGCACAGTAAATTGTGAAGAAAAACAAGATAATTAGTGCGGAAACCACTTTCATCAAGTGTCCGCCTGCGCCGAAGCGGTGGAAGAAATAATCCGGCAGGGTCAGTGCATTGTTGGCATATTCGGTATGTACGCGCAGACGGCCTGCCACCAAAAGCCAGTTGAAATATGCGCCGATCACCAAGCCGATGGCAATCCACGCTTCATTTAAACCGCTCAAATAAATCGCGCCGGGCAGACCCATCAAAAGCCAGCCCGACATATCGGACGCACCGGCGGACATTGCGGTAACGAACGGGCCCAAGCTGCGCCCCCCCAAAATGTAATCGTCGAAATTGCGCGTAGAAAAATAGGCGGCAAGTCCGATCAAAAGGACTGCGATCAGATAGATTGCAAAAGTAATGTACATGGGATTCATGTGCTATTCCTCGTCTAAAACTTCAAAATTACAGGCTTTGAAATTGCAAGCAACTCATGCCTGAAATGTTTTTCTAATAAAAGTACAACGGAAAATCCGGGAAATCTGTAAAGAGATTCGGATAA
Above is a window of Neisseria sp. Marseille-Q6792 DNA encoding:
- the putP gene encoding sodium/proline symporter PutP produces the protein MNPMYITFAIYLIAVLLIGLAAYFSTRNFDDYILGGRSLGPFVTAMSAGASDMSGWLLMGLPGAIYLSGLNEAWIAIGLVIGAYFNWLLVAGRLRVHTEYANNALTLPDYFFHRFGAGGHLMKVVSALIILFFFTIYCASGIVAGATLFQSLFEGMTYNQAMWLGAGATIVYTFLGGFLAVSWTDTLQASLMIFALILTPVMVYLGLGGAEQMSAAIQSVAAGTGKEYGSLFTGTTVIGIISTAAWGLGYFGQPHILARFMAAESAKSLVSARRIGMTWMVLCLAGAVAVGYFGIAYFGANPDQVASMKGNHERIFIALSTLLFNPWIAGIILSAILAAVMSTLSCQLLVCSSAITEDFYKGFLRKNAQQSELVWVGRLMVLAIAVISILIASNPDSKVLGLVSYAWAGFGAAFGPIVILSVLWKRITAYGALSGMVAGALTVVAWAEWVKKPAQAAGESGLLTMYEIVPGFIVCLIIAVLVSLVGKEPSREIQERFEKADADYRAAQ